The Candidatus Deferrimicrobiaceae bacterium genome has a segment encoding these proteins:
- a CDS encoding macro domain-containing protein: MERDFRYGKIQLIQGDITREVTDAIVNAANPTLLGGGGVDGAIHRAGGPAILAECKAIRASQGECPPGEAVVTTGGRLPARYVIHTVGPVWRGGDRGE, from the coding sequence ATGGAGCGGGATTTCCGGTACGGCAAGATCCAGCTGATCCAGGGAGATATCACCAGGGAAGTGACGGACGCCATCGTGAATGCCGCCAACCCAACGCTACTGGGAGGGGGCGGGGTGGACGGCGCGATCCACCGCGCCGGCGGGCCGGCAATCCTTGCCGAGTGCAAGGCGATCCGGGCGAGCCAGGGGGAGTGTCCGCCCGGCGAGGCGGTGGTGACGACCGGTGGGCGGCTTCCCGCCCGGTATGTGATCCACACCGTCGGTCCGGTCTGGAGGGGAGGGGACCGGGGGGAGC
- a CDS encoding DnaJ family domain-containing protein translates to MLLLEKIAEKKIREAIERGEFANLPGAGKPLRLEDDSMIPEDLRVAYKILKNAGCIPPELELRREIITLRDLLRSIEDEDGKRERIRELNYKLLKLNIIAKRTVNLDDFPEYKDRIHKKLAGRETG, encoded by the coding sequence GTGTTGCTTCTGGAAAAGATCGCGGAGAAGAAGATTCGCGAGGCGATCGAGCGGGGGGAGTTCGCAAACCTTCCGGGGGCAGGAAAGCCTCTCCGGCTCGAAGACGACTCGATGATTCCCGAGGACCTTCGCGTCGCCTACAAGATCCTCAAGAACGCCGGGTGCATCCCTCCCGAACTGGAGTTGCGCAGGGAGATCATCACCCTCCGCGACCTGCTGCGGTCCATCGAGGACGAGGATGGGAAACGAGAGAGGATCCGAGAACTTAACTACAAACTCCTGAAGCTCAACATAATAGCAAAGCGCACGGTGAACCTCGACGATTTCCCTGAGTACAAAGACCGGATTCACAAGAAATTGGCCGGTCGGGAAACGGGGTGA